Proteins encoded in a region of the Anopheles aquasalis chromosome 2, idAnoAquaMG_Q_19, whole genome shotgun sequence genome:
- the LOC126568870 gene encoding nuclear receptor coactivator 2 isoform X7: MSHRQFASVATASRRYRLGPCELPLPDQWLVHTQLTPSTPQASFFSSQTGGQSLGGGLVGGLSAATLPLHSSSGGGTGTSNGGSIILQQQSPANQPNAAAAPTTAGSAAAPSAQQLQSQSKIMNVVVPTVACPPNASKKIRRKPDTKPQSQINKCNNEKRRRELENEYIEQLGEFLQIKRDMTSCKPDKAAILSEVVRTFRHMLEQGNPNLTGSRCSKCSPDCSASCKLHPVQQGEVSSTEPPLPEPSVNGHSPEKSAYFEAVQHYISNVGWALLEINSEGVIECATENVRDVLHYSRTELHGQSIYSYLHTGDHSKLSPILNKNSFELNWDQNEVGRQRFWGRNLLSISLFFLSFPPTHQMFYQTPKRTIRTKIRWLLRAPEGANETIEQKQQRLEKYKDLLIISAPVKDDTEESSSVLCLITLPEDDQATIETTSTMPQTLDEQLTLKLDTNGNIIKYDATTLRKQFAGNLTKETIRSIYDICHYQDRPRLSDHLGNVRTANGTPLELTYRMRLGGPDVYVHVRAQSKLFCCSKPNESDFIMAICTVLTESEVALLSDGGGGPSFVMGGGTGSTGNPTSSSSLGLLMASTSNNAGTGGLNNGGNDVVSRHLAQITQGVSTMGGPLMSGVLNGGSGGGVGGTAGSGLGNSSGNMLGGTGSMAGAGTGASSIGGPGMGGGDLGSVGGQGTGGGLGSTIGSIVSPRSNPNTSTTPSMLCPPSSDSSNFFNTDFDIEFPHSTFDMEAVGVGWDSRPDSRTSVTPVSTPRPPSVSAYSPAAAPMCPSPMTPYYSGNTMGGMPSPSSNIGTNGGGSATGAGAGGGLVNPNMTLNNNNNSNTNNNNNNNTGSPFGGNVFQFPFEDSKDKLQDLQHQQQQHHQQQHMSPMQHQAGLQSQQQMVQRQHQQQQQHLQQQQQQQQQQHHQQPQPPSSNSHDSERLRNLLTTKRPHSNASSSSGLDLDHDHRNPNRILKGLLNSEEDKDNNGNKLSTASLSQRIPQSVRAQAQGNGGSVGGVGGTNGGPGVTVRPANESSKSASNNMLLQLLNDKSDDDDCDTRNRQGPSELLKQLQKVKDEPKDHNPPQLNHEELIQMLRVQSNDRKRPSAEPDEGSAVKRSDNRPLREKNKMLASLLANPSKAPMQMPNMQNMPLNRIIPDIPNSGLARQLANVSSSTAPNQTLNNNNLTTSNNNLKNVQQNQMRLQAQQQQQQMRKVAMPSQLQQPPTSSDIYLNHQQQQHHHHHPQQQQQQQQQQQLQHHSQQQQHHPQQHHAQQAALLQQQQQQMLAAQRQQNFSPAIQDSGIGSAGSGGSYAASTPATSTQLASEWDPELNEILNHVIEIAPEGDFPESELNSILGLRPIESSTSTVVPSPSSQPDIHEKLAINAIQKSLMQYENVSSPMQPQQQQQQQQLQQQAQFSGSPPAYPMHAMGGSGGASGTGTGQSMNPTGGAGSGAGAGALGSIGSVGTSGGTMQQQSSQAGPQNPNFTPPPVYPQRMRIPSGQGNGGQLGNGNPGGVTPNMIAMQKLHQRERILQEQQRTRLLQQQQKQHMVVPSNPTATSDLGPPNVALTRANSVPDSQLSPGFSPSLMQQQLSPSQRAQLSPQQAGFQGNPFNNNPGHRLSPQLPQMVPGFGNSGGNVNQQLSPRPPPFGGAGGAGGGQAINPPNVIAPGQSQQQQQQQQQQQQQQQQQQWQQNARLSIQQQNPMLNAQLSSVGGFNSAPNRQFVGPAQRQQRNTLNSPGAARQQQQQQQQQQQQQGAFGAGMVDGGGFPGPPSPSPVGVSAPNFANTVFANQQQMRLQRQGSVPAPQATQHLPEFFGGNTSR, from the exons ATGAGCCATCGTCAGTTCGCTAGTGTGGCAACCGCATCTCGGCGTTACCG GCTTGGCCCATGTGAACTACCACTGCCGGACCAGTGGCTCGTCCATACACAGCTTACACCGTCAACACCACAAGCCTCGTTCTTCTCTTCgcaaaccggtggccaaagTTTGGGCGGTGGACTCGTCGGTGGActgtcagcagcaacactgccGTTACATTCCTCCAGTGGAGGTGGCACCGGTACTAGCAACGGGGGCAGCATCATCCTACAGCAGCAGTCACCTGCGAATCAGCCGaacgcagcagcggcaccaacCACAgctggatcagcagcagcaccgtcagcGCAACAACTGCAGAGTCAGTCAAAAATAATGAATGTCGTCGTACCAACTGTGGCCTGTCCGCCTAACGCATCGAAAAAGATTCGCCGAAAGCCAGACACCAAG CCACAGTCGCAGATTAATAAGTGCAACAACGAGAAGCGCCGCCGAGAGCTAGAAAATGAATATATTGAACAACTCGGCGAGTTCCTGCAGATTAAGCGGGATATGACCTCCTGCAAACCAGACAAGGCGGCGATACTAAGTGAAGTTGTGCGAACT TTTCGTCATATGCTCGAGCAAGGAAACCCGAATCTAACTGGTTCGCGGTGCTCCAAATGCTCACCGGATTGTTCCGCTTCCTGCAAACTGCACCCGGTGCAACAGGGAGAGGTATCGTCCACTGAACCGCCACTACCGGAACCATCGGTAAACGGCCACTCGCCGGAAAAGTCGGCCTACTTCGAGGCAGTGCAGCACTACATCTCGAACGTTGGCTGGGCCCTGCTCGAGATCAACTCGGAGGGTGTAATCGAATGTGCCACGGAGAACGTCCGCGACGTACTGCACTACTCGCGCACGGAGCTTCACGGACAGTCTATCTATTCGTACCTGCACACTGGTGATCATTCAAAGCTGAGTCCTATTTTAAATAAGAATTCGTTTGAGCTAAACTGGGATCAAAATGAGGTAGGTCGACAGCGATTCTGGGGGAGAAATCTTCTCTCTATATcactcttctttctttcgtttccccCCACGCACCAGATGTTCTACCAGACGCCAAAGCGTACCATACGGACGAAGATTCGTTGGCTACTGAGGGCGCCGGAAGgggcgaacgaaacgatcgagcaaaagcagcagcgtCTGGAGAAGTACAAGGACCTGCTGATCATCTCCGCGCCTGTCAAGGATGATACGGAGGAATCGTCCTCGGTACTCTGTCTAATTACGCTACCCGAGGACGATCAGGCAACAATcgaaaccaccagcacgatgCCACAAACACTAGACGAACAGCTAACACTGAAGCTGGACACTAACGGAAACATTATCA AATACGATGCAACGACACTGAGGAAACAGTTTGCAGGAAATCTTACCAAAGAGACTATACGGTCAATATACGATATCTGCCACTATCAGGACCGTCCACGGTTGAGCGACCATCTCGGCAACGTCCGAACGGCCAACGGGACGCCACTGGAGCTGACGTACCGTATGCGTCTCGGTGGTCCGGACGTGTACGTGCACGTGAGGGCCCAATCAAAGCTATTCTGCTGCTCGAAACCCAACGAATCGGACTTCATCATGGCCATCTGTACGGTGCTGACCGAGAGTGAGGTGGCCCTCCTTTcggacggcggcggtggtccatcgttcgtgatgggtggtggcaccggtagcaccggcAATCCTACCTCCTCCTCGTCTCTCGGTCTGCTAATGGCAAGCACGAGCAACAACGCCGGGACGGGCGGTCTTAACAACGGTGGCAACGATGTCGTCTCACGGCATCTCGCCCAGATCACGCAGGGAGTCAGCACCATGGGTGGGCCGCTCATGTCGGGCGTCCTgaatggtggcagtggcggcggtgtcGGCGGTACCGCTGGTAGTGGCCTTGGAAATTCCTCCGGAAATATGCTCGGTGGTACGGGCTCCATGGCAGGAGCAGGCACCGGTGCATCCAGTATCGGTGGTCCCggaatgggtggtggtgatctggGATCAGTAGGTGGTCagggcactggtggtggtctcggtTCGACGATTGGTTCAATCGTTTCGCCACGTAGCAAtccaaacaccagcaccacgcccTCGATGCTCTGTCCACCTTCCTCGGATAGTAGCAACTTCTTCAATACGGATTTTGACATCGAATTTCCACATTCCACGTTCGATATGGAAGCGGTCGGGGTTGGATGGGACTCACGGCCCGATTCCCGCACGAGCGTAACACCGGTCAGTACGCCACGGCCACCGTCCGTCAGTGCGTACAGTCCAGCGGCCGCCCCCATGTGTCCCTCGCCAATGACGCCGTACTACTCCGGCAATACGATGGGCGGTATGCCGTCGCCATCGAGCAACATCGgcacgaatggtggtggctctGCGACGGGAGCTGGGGCAGGAGGAGGGCTCGTTAATCCAAACATGAcgctgaacaacaacaataacagcaacacgaacaacaacaacaacaacaatacggGATCGCCATTTGGTGGAAACGTTTTCCAATTCCCGTTCGAGGACAGCAAAGACAAGCTGCAAGatcttcagcaccagcaacagcaacaccatcagcaacagcacatgTCGCCAATGCAGCACCAGGCAGGGCTACAATCGCAACAGCAGATGgtccagcggcagcatcagcaacaacaacagcaccttcagcagcagcagcagcaacagcagcaacaacaccatcagcaacctcagccaccatcatcgaattCACACGATTCCGAGCGATTACGGAACCTGCTTACAACCAAGCGACCTCACTCAAatgcctcgtcctcgtccggcCTGGATCTGGACCATGATCATCGGAATCCCAATCGAATTCTAAAG GGTTTACTAAATTCCGAAGAAGATAAGGATAATAATGGCAATAAATTAAGTACCGCATCTCTTTCACAACGTATACCTCAATCAGTTAGAGCCCAAGCACAGGGTAAcggtggtagtgttggtggtgttggtggtacgAATGGTGGACCAGGGGTAACGGTCCGCCCGGCCAATGAAAGTAGTAAATCCGCTAGCAATAATATGCTCCTGCAG CTGCTCAACGATAaaagtgatgatgacgattgtgACACCCGCAACCGGCAAGGTCCCAGCGAACTGCTCAAGCAACTGCAGAAGGTGAAA GACGAACCGAAGGACCATAATCCACCGCAGCTGAACCACGAGGAGCTGATACAGATGCTACGAGTGCAGAGTAACGATCGGAAGCGGCCTTCCGCCGAGCCGGATGAGGGGTCTGCGGTCAAGCGTTCGGACAATCGGCCGCTgcgcgagaaaaacaaaatgttggCCTCGCTGCTAGCGAACCCGTCCAAAGCACCGATGCAAATGCCCAACATGCAGAACATGCCCCTCAATCGCATCATCCCCGACATCCCGAACTCCGGTTTGGCGCGGCAGCTGGCGAACGTGTCGAGTTCGACCGCACCGAACCAAACGCTTAACAACAATAACCTTACGACGAGCAACAATAATCTAAAAAATGTACAACAGAACCAAATGCGCCTGCAggctcagcaacagcagcagcagatgcgcaAAGTGGCCATGCCTTCTCAACTGCAACAGCCTCCAACGTCCTCCGATATCTACCtcaatcatcagcaacagcagcaccaccaccatcatccgcagcagcaacagcagcaacaacagcagcagcagctacagcatcactcccagcagcagcaacatcatccacAGCAACACCATGCGCAACAAGCGGcactgttgcagcagcagcagcagcaaatgttgGCCGCCCAGCGGCAGCAAAATTTTTCACCAGCGATCCAGGATTCCGGCATTGGTTCGGCCGGAAGCGGAGGTTCTTACGCTGCCTCAACTCCCGCTACCTCTACCCAGCTCGCATCCGAGTGGGATCCGGAGCTGAACGAAATACTTAACCACGTTATCGAGATTGCACCGGAAGGAGACTTCCCCGAGAGTGAACTCAACAGTATCTTAG GCTTAAGACCGATCGAATCGTCCACGTCAACGGTGGTGCCATCACCGTCCAGTCAGCCAGATATTCACGAAAAGCTGGCCATCAACGCGATCCAGAAGTCGTTGATGCAGTACGAAAACGTCAGCTCACCgatgcagccgcagcaacaacagcaacagcagcagctgcagcaacaggcCCAGTTCAGTGGAAGTCCACCGGCCTACCCAATGCATGCCATGGGCGGTTCTGGTGGGGCTAGTGGTACTGGCACAGGACAATCCATGAACCCCACAGGAGGTGCCggttctggtgctggcgcaGGTGCTTTGGGTTCGATCGGTTCCGTCGGCACTTCGGGTGgtacgatgcagcagcaatcgtcACAAGCGGGACCACAGAATCCAAACTTTACACCTCCTCCCGTGTATCCGCAACGAATGCGAATACCCAGTGGTCAGGGTAACGGTGGGCAACTGGGCAATGGCAATCCCGGCGGCGTCACACCCAACATGATCGCTATGCAGAAGCTGCACCAAAGGGAACGGATActgcaggaacagcagcgaaCCCGGctgttgcaacagcagcagaaacaacaCATGGTGGTACCGTCCAATCCGACGGCGACCTCCGATCTAGGTC CACCAAATGTGGCGTTGACGCGAGCGAACAGCGTACCGGACTCACAGCTAAGCCCTGGTTTCTCGCCAAGTttgatgcagcaacagctcagTCCTAGCCAACGGGCTCAACTAAGTCCACAACAAGCAG GATTCCAAGGTAATCCGTTCAACAATAACCCAGGTCATCGGCTATCGCCGCAGCTGCCACAGATGGTGCCCGGATTCGGTAATAGCGGTGGAAATGTTAACCAGCAGCTCTCACCGAGACCTCCAccattcggtggtgctggtggtgctggtggtggacaaGCGATCAACCCACCGAACGTTATTGCGCCCGGCcaatcacagcaacagcagcagcaacaacagcagcagcagcaacaacaacaacagcagcaatggcaacaGAATGCAAGGCTTTCGATTCAACAGCAAAACCCGATGCTCAATGCACAGCTTTCG TCTGTTGGGGGTTTCAATTCGGCACCGAACCGACAGTTTGTGGGTCCGGCGCAACGTCAACAACGAAACACGCTAAACAGTCCAGGCGCtgcgcgacagcagcagcagcagcagcagcagcagcaacaacaacagggcgCATTCGGTGCAggaatggtggatggtggaggtTTCCCCGGACCACCCAGCCCTTCGCCTGTTGGTGTGTCGGCACCGAACTTTGCCAATACCGTATTcgctaaccagcagcagatgaggCTTCAGCGGCAGGGCAGCGTACCAGCGCCCCAAGCTACGCAACACTTGCCAG AATTTTTTGGTGGAAACACGAGTCGGTGA